The sequence GGGTTGGAGGCTGACAAAATGACCAATCCATGGCAAGGTGATATGGCCGTGATCTTTAAATTCAAACTTCTGAACCGACCACTGCTCACATTCTTTCACTGCTGATTCATTGGGATCAGCAGGATATAAATCAACAAATTCTAAAAAACGGTTCAGGGTAATTGCGTAGGGCAACTGTTGTTTGCTCATATAGTTCTTTATCCATCCTTGTCCAACTTTTTCTTTTCATTGTTTTCCAAAAAAAATCAAGAAACTATTTAGATAGTTGATTAGAATAGTTGGCTTTTATCCGTTAAAAACAAGGTCCCTCCTGAATTTGATAATATCATTATTACCTCTCCCCTGATTTGCTGGCATTAATACATTTATAAATTTGACGCTTAGTTAACTGTGCGCCTATCTTAACATTTCTCTTATTAGAATTATAGAAAATTTTTTAATAGTCACTTTGGGAAGAATATTAAAATTGTGTTCAGCTCCCTCTTACCTCACTCTTATACTCTTCATGAGCTTCCGGATCCTTCGGCTACTTAGTCAGTTCCTTCAGCAGCTCTTCGAATTCTTTGGCTCAAATTCGGAATCGATTCCGAATTTGAACTGTCCTGTTCGGCGGTGAGCTTGGCCCCATACTCTTCAAAGATGCGCATGAGTTAATTGGCCATTCTCCATGATTGATCATGGATTTGGCCTCCGTCAGGCACCCTCCGATTTGACTGAACTGTAAAGCAGCATTCTGTTGGTCTGATTTTTAATACTGTTAATTTTCGGCCGCGATAATCTGCGGCGTCCGCTCGCTTATTTCCTTCGTCATGATTTTCGAGCTCCTCTGCTTATTCATAAGCTTTTCCGGAGGAAAAGCTCCCATAAGACAAGATGGATTTGAACAATCTTACTCATAGTTTATGTGTTCAAGCTCTCACTTGTGACAAAATACTGGTAAGAGCGTAAAGCGCCTAGGCTCTTTACGCTCTTGCCAGTATTTTTTAAACACCCTAGACAGGGGTAACCCCTGCCGGACAAGGTGCATAAGATAAAAAGGAATAACCAAGGCGTGGCCAGTCAAAATCCAGAACAAGGGGGATTTATAGATGGCTATCATTTCGTCAGGACTGGAAACCGAGATGATTGTCCGTTATCAGATCGGTATGACTGCCGACGATTCCCCGGTATTCCGAAAAAAAGCCTTTCCGGGCTGAAGATGGACGTGTCCGATGAGGATTTTTACGAAATAGCAACCACATTATACGATTTGATATCCGCAACCCGGAGTAAACGCTTTGACCTGACTGAGGAATAGATCCCCATTCAATCAATCATACGAGGGTATTGGTATGCAAATACGCAGCAGAAGACCCTTCGGCTGACCTTTGTTACAAACATGGGGAAGCACATTTACCCTTGCGCTGCCGGCACCACGGACAGCCCTGATCGCCACTGAAGTTGAGGCCGCTATGGAACTGATTATTTCCAAAAATATGTTTCTCACAACCGGCGGTGAATTGATCAACAAAAAGATATAAAAATAACAGATTCAACAACAACCGATTTGTATGATCCGCCCCTGTATTAAAGCCTACCAGAGGGGAAAATGCCTCGCCTGCCGATGGCTGTTGATTTTGCGGCCTAGGGCCGCTGTTATAAATAAAGATTCGGCCCTGCTGCGACCATGGCAGCTCAAATTCGGAATCGATTCCGAATTTGAGCAGAAACCAAGCGGTGATCCTCCAGAGATAATGCTTAAAAATTAGTTTCCTCTTTCTGTAGATAGTCAATAACCCTCTGGATTCCTGCAACTTCATAACACACACAACTGCTTCTGCAGTATTTCTAATGGTCTGTTCTAGCTCCTGAGGCAAATGCCCACTTTTATAGAGTTGCTGCGCTGAACGAACTTCAGTTTGAATACCTTAAGAACCCTATCAAAGAATTATCCCCAGGGTAAAAAACGAAAAACGCCCCTCGATAGGAGTGGTGTGACAGAGGAGGCAAAGAATTGCTATCCGCATACTGCAGTGGGCCGTTTATTCTTGCTTGGTTAGAAATTTACAACTCCCTTACAATATTGCCGAAGGGAACGTGTTAAACTATGGTCGAGGTGATTAAATGGCACATATTCTGATTGTTGAGGATGAAAAAGCAATCAATGATCTGATTGCTATGAATCTTGAATTAGTTGGACATACCAGCCAGCAAGCTTTGGCAGGGGATGAAGCACTTGAATATATAAACAAACATACTTATTCACTGATCATTATGGACATCATGCTGCCAGGGCTGGACGGATTTGACTTGATGAAGCATGTCCCGGAAAGAACTCCCGTAATCTTCCTTACAGCTATGGGCAATCTGGCAGACCGGGTTAAAGGATTTAAGTTAGGAGCAGATGACTATATTGTAAAACCCTTTGAAACCATCGAGCTGCTGGCCCGTATTGAAGCCGTGCTTCGCCGTACCCATCAGGAGTTGAATGTCTTTACCTTGGATAATACGGTGGTTAATCTGGCCAGCAGGACTGTGACAGTGGAGGGCAGGGAGATTGAGTTGGCTCTGCAAGAATATGAATTATTGGAAATCCTCATTAAAAATAAAAACATCGCTCTGTCTCGGGAAAAGCTCCTCAAAATGGCCTGGAATTATGACTACTTAGGAGAAACGCGCACCGTAGATGTGCACATTCAAAAACTGCGCAAGAAATTAAACTGGGAAAACCGAATAAAGACGGTGTATAAATTAGGCTATCGGCTGGAGGTAGACTCGTGAAATTTTGGCAGAAGGCTTTTTTAGGAATTTTGGTGGTCTTCATTATCTCCATCAATATCTGTTTGTACCTAACTTCGAATTACAGCTTTTCTCTCAACCTTAAGCGCGATAGTGACCGAGCCTTGGGTGAGTATCACTTCATTATCAATGGCGTTCAGGATACGATGAACAGCATTTACTATCGGGAAGACGCTTTCCCGACAGCTGCTTCCATTGAAAGCTTCATGCGTTCCTATGCTGATTACTATCAACAGCAAAACGTCTTTTTTGAGCTCAGTCGGTCGGGAGAGGCACTATTTAGCAATATCCCTTTTGGTGCCAAAGCCGATGTGAAGGCGGAGGACAGTGCTAAGAATACTTATACTGTAAAAGTGCTGCAGAATAACGGCATTCACTACCTGTCCATCGCAGGAAGCATCGGCGGGCAGTATGAGGATTATACCCTCACATACTTCCGTGACCTCTCGGAGTTGTATAAAGCTCACGCTCAGCTCACCCGTTATCTGATTACGATCAGCGCTTTGGTCGAAACAGTGCTCGCGTTGGTACTTGTGCTCATCCTAAAGAGACTCACTCGCCCAATCAGCATTATGCAAAAAGCTACCCGCAAAATAGCAGGGGGAGTATACGATGAACGGATCTCTATCCCGGGCCGGGACGAATTCCATGATTTGGCCGATAATTTCAATCAGATGACTTCAAGTATCCAGGAGAAGATTAACGAACTTAATCAAAATGCCCGAGACAAGCAACGTCTCATCGACAATCTGGCTCATGAATTAAGAACACCTTTGACGGCAATCCGCGGCTATGCCGAATATCTGCAAAATGCCCATACCAGTGAACCTAAGCGCCTTAAAGCCGCCGGCTATATCATCAGTGAAGTTGACAGAATGAAGAATTTAGCCTTTAAGCTCTTGGACCTGGCCTTGGCTAGAAACAGTAAACTGGAGCTGCAGGAGATTATTCCCCTGGATCTGCTTAATCAGGTTAAAGCGGCGGCGGAAGCCAAGTTAAACGAGAATGGCCAACGCCTGATTGTCCACTCCACCTTAAATAAATTAAGAGGAGACCCTATTCTACTGCAGTCATTGCTGTTGAACCTCATCGACAACGCAGCCAAGGCCTCTACTC comes from Desulfosporosinus meridiei DSM 13257 and encodes:
- a CDS encoding DUF1659 domain-containing protein — translated: MAIISSGLETEMIVRYQIGMTADDSPVFRKKAFPG
- a CDS encoding response regulator transcription factor, producing MAHILIVEDEKAINDLIAMNLELVGHTSQQALAGDEALEYINKHTYSLIIMDIMLPGLDGFDLMKHVPERTPVIFLTAMGNLADRVKGFKLGADDYIVKPFETIELLARIEAVLRRTHQELNVFTLDNTVVNLASRTVTVEGREIELALQEYELLEILIKNKNIALSREKLLKMAWNYDYLGETRTVDVHIQKLRKKLNWENRIKTVYKLGYRLEVDS
- a CDS encoding sensor histidine kinase, which produces MKFWQKAFLGILVVFIISINICLYLTSNYSFSLNLKRDSDRALGEYHFIINGVQDTMNSIYYREDAFPTAASIESFMRSYADYYQQQNVFFELSRSGEALFSNIPFGAKADVKAEDSAKNTYTVKVLQNNGIHYLSIAGSIGGQYEDYTLTYFRDLSELYKAHAQLTRYLITISALVETVLALVLVLILKRLTRPISIMQKATRKIAGGVYDERISIPGRDEFHDLADNFNQMTSSIQEKINELNQNARDKQRLIDNLAHELRTPLTAIRGYAEYLQNAHTSEPKRLKAAGYIISEVDRMKNLAFKLLDLALARNSKLELQEIIPLDLLNQVKAAAEAKLNENGQRLIVHSTLNKLRGDPILLQSLLLNLIDNAAKASTQNSTIELSAYFSSAPVLEVRDAGSGMDAEELSLICEPFYRVDKARSRSSGGVGLGLSLCREIARLHEGELRIHSSLSKGTTAQVVFTTPLQPAENSLMPDEV